In Kangiella koreensis DSM 16069, a single window of DNA contains:
- a CDS encoding YciI family protein, whose translation MLYVIFSQDVENSLALRSQARPAHVQRLQALKEQGRLILAGPCPAIDAEDPGEAGFTGSMIVAEFDSLKDAQAWADTDPYIEAGVYQSVIVKPYKKVLP comes from the coding sequence ATGCTTTATGTCATCTTTTCTCAAGACGTTGAAAACTCATTAGCGCTACGTTCTCAAGCACGTCCAGCACATGTCCAAAGACTTCAAGCATTAAAAGAGCAAGGCCGCCTGATACTGGCCGGTCCCTGCCCTGCCATCGACGCAGAAGATCCGGGTGAAGCAGGCTTCACCGGTAGCATGATAGTCGCCGAGTTTGATTCACTGAAAGACGCCCAGGCATGGGCAGATACCGATCCATATATCGAAGCGGGCGTTTACCAATCGGTTATCGTAAAACCTTATAAGAAGGTCTTGCCTTAA
- a CDS encoding inner membrane-spanning protein YciB translates to MTFLKENYPIVAFIAVYLITKNLILAAAVWSAGSLVQILTSVLTKQPIKKSHIAYFVLGVLLVVSAYYFDDENFIKWKTSIILWAGSLVILFRQIFSKKYIIQDLLKANQVLKDTAPHSLLAKINWLWILYLTGFGFLNLYVAYTFSTDVWFWFKIIGLFASTMLLFIISIIMLKEHVNLDDPQKNGPDKKDSQE, encoded by the coding sequence ATGACCTTTTTGAAAGAAAACTACCCGATAGTCGCATTTATCGCGGTATACCTGATCACCAAGAACCTGATTCTTGCAGCGGCAGTATGGAGCGCGGGCTCCTTGGTGCAAATTTTGACCAGCGTATTGACCAAGCAACCGATTAAAAAAAGCCACATCGCCTACTTTGTTCTTGGTGTTCTGTTAGTAGTTTCGGCTTATTATTTCGACGACGAAAACTTCATCAAGTGGAAAACCAGCATAATTCTTTGGGCCGGCTCATTGGTTATCTTATTCCGCCAAATCTTCAGCAAAAAGTACATTATTCAAGATTTACTCAAAGCCAATCAGGTGCTGAAGGATACCGCACCACACAGTCTACTGGCTAAAATCAACTGGTTATGGATTCTGTATTTAACAGGCTTCGGCTTTTTGAATCTCTATGTCGCTTATACCTTTAGCACCGACGTCTGGTTCTGGTTTAAAATTATCGGCCTCTTTGCGTCAACCATGCTGCTGTTCATCATCAGCATCATTATGTTGAAAGAACACGTTAACCTAGACGACCCACAAAAGAATGGGCCCGACAAAAAAGACTCGCAGGAATAA
- a CDS encoding PHP domain-containing protein, whose product MLRDLHNHTHASDGSLSPLELVSLAVERGVDELAITDHDSVAGVLSLREQTHDFDIKIIEGVEISAGWGKHTLHIVGLNIDPEHSGLSSFLKLQQQKRHTRALEMAHKMQKAGLEGAVADVELMLQEQNMVCRTHLAQYLLDKGVVNNFANAFKKYLAKGGKAFVKDDWFELEDATAIIKQAGGVPVLAHPTRYKMGSNQLHELIQAFQRMGGEAIEVCYPNIHPGKKNLLANWVQKYNLLGSQGSDFHSPDKPWALLGKFPPLPDNVTPVWTAWQ is encoded by the coding sequence GTGCTTAGAGATTTACACAATCATACTCATGCATCGGACGGTAGCCTGTCGCCACTGGAACTGGTTTCGTTGGCGGTAGAGCGTGGCGTGGACGAGCTGGCCATTACCGATCACGACTCTGTGGCTGGCGTTCTATCATTGCGCGAACAAACACATGATTTCGACATCAAGATCATTGAAGGTGTCGAGATTTCAGCAGGCTGGGGCAAGCATACCTTGCATATTGTCGGTCTAAACATTGATCCTGAGCATTCAGGCTTATCTTCTTTTTTAAAACTCCAGCAGCAAAAACGTCACACTCGAGCGTTAGAAATGGCGCATAAGATGCAAAAAGCCGGTTTAGAAGGAGCTGTTGCTGATGTAGAACTTATGTTGCAAGAGCAAAATATGGTCTGTCGCACTCATCTGGCGCAATATTTGCTTGATAAAGGCGTGGTCAACAATTTTGCCAATGCGTTTAAAAAGTATCTGGCTAAAGGTGGCAAGGCTTTTGTCAAAGACGATTGGTTTGAGCTGGAGGACGCTACAGCGATTATTAAGCAAGCTGGTGGTGTTCCAGTCTTAGCGCATCCCACACGCTACAAGATGGGCTCTAATCAACTGCATGAGCTGATACAGGCCTTTCAGCGGATGGGCGGTGAAGCGATTGAGGTGTGTTATCCTAATATACACCCAGGCAAGAAAAACCTATTGGCAAACTGGGTGCAAAAGTATAACCTGCTTGGCTCACAGGGCTCAGATTTCCATTCTCCGGATAAACCATGGGCCCTGCTCGGAAAGTTTCCACCTCTGCCTGATAATGTCACTCCGGTATGGACAGCCTGGCAGTAA
- a CDS encoding L-threonylcarbamoyladenylate synthase — protein MTQLIEIHPENPQPRLVSQIVAIIRNGGVVVYPTDSGYALGCHIGDKKALDRIRQIRDLEKDHNFTLVCRDLSELAFYARVDNTAFRLIKNNTPGPYTFILRATAEVPNRLKHPKKKTIGIRVPDNAISQAILEALGEPMMNTSLILPGQDEGEVLAPYEIFDELNGRVDAVIDGGYCGHQETTVVDMTSGYPEIIRYGAGDATVFE, from the coding sequence ATGACTCAACTGATTGAAATACATCCCGAAAATCCACAGCCACGATTGGTCAGCCAGATCGTTGCCATTATTCGTAATGGTGGTGTTGTCGTTTATCCAACAGACTCCGGCTATGCGCTTGGTTGTCATATTGGTGATAAAAAAGCACTGGATCGTATTCGTCAGATACGTGATCTGGAAAAGGATCATAACTTTACATTAGTCTGTCGTGATTTATCCGAACTGGCCTTTTATGCACGTGTCGATAACACCGCATTTCGCCTGATTAAAAACAACACGCCGGGCCCCTATACCTTCATCTTACGCGCAACTGCTGAAGTGCCCAATCGGCTCAAGCATCCGAAAAAGAAAACCATTGGTATTCGCGTTCCGGATAACGCAATTTCACAAGCGATTTTAGAAGCGCTTGGCGAACCGATGATGAACACCAGTTTGATCTTGCCTGGTCAAGACGAAGGCGAAGTTTTGGCACCATACGAAATTTTTGATGAACTGAATGGCCGTGTTGATGCGGTAATTGACGGTGGCTATTGTGGCCATCAGGAAACTACCGTTGTTGACATGACTAGCGGTTATCCAGAAATTATTCGTTACGGTGCTGGTGATGCGACTGTTTTTGAGTAA
- a CDS encoding VOC family protein: MSNIYFEIQATEPIRAISFYEKALGWKFTKMDMLPIDYWRIEGSNLSGGLMQSPAPLPPLECGTNAFVCSFEVSDFDKVAEVIKAEGGQVALPKFAVPGICWQGYFVDTENNTFGIFQPDESAK, translated from the coding sequence ATGAGTAATATCTATTTCGAAATTCAAGCCACCGAGCCAATCAGAGCGATTTCTTTTTATGAGAAAGCTTTAGGATGGAAATTTACCAAAATGGATATGCTGCCTATCGACTATTGGCGGATTGAAGGAAGCAACCTTAGCGGAGGATTGATGCAAAGCCCCGCCCCGCTTCCTCCGCTAGAGTGTGGAACCAATGCCTTCGTGTGCTCTTTTGAAGTCAGTGATTTTGATAAGGTAGCGGAAGTAATCAAAGCCGAAGGTGGTCAGGTAGCGCTGCCAAAATTCGCAGTTCCGGGCATCTGTTGGCAAGGTTATTTTGTTGATACTGAAAATAATACCTTTGGTATTTTCCAGCCAGATGAAAGTGCTAAGTAG
- a CDS encoding VOC family protein yields MSDNNNQPKAPIAHLVCSPCNEAIEFYKKAFNAEEIQKIPSPDGKKVMHACLKLDGGFIFLVDDFPEFNPDGKSLSPQSLGGSCVTIHRQVEDCDVAFKKAIDAGAKARMEPEDTFWGDRYGALIDPFGHHWSIAHHIRDVSEDEIDKFMKNEFTEKC; encoded by the coding sequence ATGAGTGACAACAATAATCAACCCAAAGCACCCATCGCACACCTTGTATGCAGCCCTTGCAATGAAGCCATTGAGTTCTATAAAAAAGCATTCAATGCAGAAGAAATACAAAAAATTCCATCGCCAGATGGCAAAAAAGTCATGCATGCATGTTTGAAGCTAGATGGCGGTTTTATCTTTCTGGTCGATGACTTTCCTGAGTTCAACCCAGATGGTAAGTCATTGTCTCCTCAGTCTCTAGGAGGAAGCTGTGTAACCATCCATCGTCAAGTTGAAGACTGTGATGTGGCTTTTAAAAAGGCTATTGATGCGGGTGCCAAAGCTAGAATGGAGCCCGAAGATACCTTCTGGGGTGATCGCTACGGTGCGCTCATCGATCCATTCGGACATCATTGGTCAATCGCTCACCATATAAGGGACGTTAGCGAAGATGAGATCGATAAATTTATGAAGAATGAATTTACCGAGAAGTGCTAA
- a CDS encoding DUF1428 domain-containing protein yields MSFYIDGYVLPVPKDKLDEYIEMAKMAGSVWKEYGALKVIEAVADDVQPGKVTSFPQSVHLKDNETVIFSYILYESREARDEINEKVMKDPRLADMKPENMPFDGMRMFWGGFKPIVEL; encoded by the coding sequence ATGTCATTTTATATTGATGGATATGTTCTACCGGTACCAAAAGACAAGCTTGATGAATACATTGAAATGGCCAAAATGGCCGGTAGCGTCTGGAAAGAGTATGGCGCCTTAAAGGTCATCGAGGCTGTTGCAGATGATGTGCAACCGGGCAAAGTGACTTCTTTCCCGCAAAGTGTCCACCTTAAAGATAACGAGACCGTTATTTTCTCTTACATCCTTTATGAATCGCGCGAAGCTCGTGACGAAATCAATGAAAAAGTTATGAAGGATCCACGTCTTGCCGATATGAAGCCTGAGAATATGCCCTTTGATGGGATGAGAATGTTTTGGGGCGGATTCAAACCTATCGTCGAACTTTAG
- a CDS encoding glutathione S-transferase family protein: protein MKLYYAETANCYKTCAVAQYLKSPVEFVRVNLGELEHKQPEFLAKNPNGKVPVLDTGNGYLWESVAIMCHLAREAKSDLWPNDERQVEVLRWISWDFDCFLPGAGVYYYENIIKPQFNIGKPNPDALAEAEPQFKQHAELLNTHLAGKDFVVGNSLSLADFSLAVMLPYSEQAKIPIDDFPEIQRWHNNLMQLPAWRSPFPTRDK, encoded by the coding sequence ATGAAGCTTTATTATGCGGAAACTGCAAATTGCTACAAAACCTGTGCGGTTGCACAGTATTTAAAATCCCCAGTTGAATTTGTTCGGGTTAACCTTGGCGAACTTGAACATAAGCAGCCAGAGTTTCTGGCAAAGAATCCCAATGGCAAAGTCCCTGTGCTTGATACCGGTAACGGCTATCTTTGGGAATCGGTTGCCATCATGTGTCACCTGGCACGTGAGGCCAAATCAGACTTGTGGCCCAATGATGAAAGACAGGTAGAAGTATTACGATGGATAAGCTGGGACTTTGACTGCTTCTTACCTGGCGCAGGCGTCTACTATTACGAAAATATCATTAAGCCACAATTTAATATCGGCAAGCCTAATCCTGATGCGCTAGCCGAAGCTGAGCCACAGTTTAAGCAACATGCCGAGCTTTTAAACACACACCTTGCCGGAAAAGATTTTGTCGTCGGCAACAGCCTGTCACTAGCAGACTTTTCTCTTGCCGTCATGCTGCCCTATTCCGAGCAGGCAAAGATCCCAATTGATGATTTCCCTGAAATTCAGCGCTGGCACAACAACCTTATGCAACTTCCCGCCTGGCGCTCCCCCTTCCCCACCAGAGATAAATAA
- a CDS encoding MarR family winged helix-turn-helix transcriptional regulator → MHIHLIMTMIPEFIEAKDCYCLEARRKARAITRLYEEKLRPHGLRATQFSVLAVLKLKGPTSTTELADFLVLERTTMTRGAAVMAKHGWIEPSPTEDKRVKAWRLTASGSQKLKEAFPAWQEVQHQLKKDMETKHNDKE, encoded by the coding sequence GTGCATATACACTTAATTATGACGATGATACCTGAATTTATTGAAGCAAAAGACTGCTACTGTCTTGAGGCTCGGCGTAAAGCCAGAGCCATCACAAGGCTTTATGAAGAAAAGCTGAGACCTCACGGTCTCCGTGCCACTCAGTTTTCGGTATTGGCTGTCCTAAAGTTAAAGGGGCCAACATCGACCACAGAACTGGCTGATTTTTTAGTTCTTGAGCGAACCACCATGACCCGTGGAGCAGCTGTGATGGCAAAACACGGTTGGATTGAACCTTCACCAACTGAAGATAAGCGGGTTAAAGCATGGAGATTGACTGCATCAGGTTCTCAAAAACTCAAAGAAGCATTTCCAGCCTGGCAGGAAGTACAGCATCAACTTAAGAAAGACATGGAGACGAAACACAACGATAAGGAGTAA